A window from Cydia pomonella isolate Wapato2018A chromosome 8, ilCydPomo1, whole genome shotgun sequence encodes these proteins:
- the LOC133520592 gene encoding ras-related and estrogen-regulated growth inhibitor-like protein, giving the protein MKMTVNRIRVVVLGSARCGKSAVVVRYLTKRYIGEYSSTGDFLYQHRVAFDGATSEVEILDTCGCANRGCLAEHLRWGDAFAIVYSVCDRRSFLAAAELLALLERTRLPGCTAVTLLGNKRDLEHARVVKAEEGQELSLRFGCQFYEVSAAESCAGAALAFHALLREARALALLLPSPRRKLAAYSVSKVIGSILGLSNKSVRKKRPSLSI; this is encoded by the exons cCGTGGTGGTTCGTTACCTAACAAAGCGTTACATTGGCGAATACAGCTCCACCGGCG atttcCTGTATCAGCACAGAGTTGCATTCGATGGCGCGACATCCGAAGTGGAGATTTTAGATACTTGTGGTTGCGCG aaTCGCGGATGTTTAGCAGAACATCTCCGATGGGGTGACGCTTTCGCGATAGTGTACTCCGTCTGCGACCGGCGGTCGTTCTTGGCGGCTGCAGAGCTCCTTGCCTTGCTGGAACGGACTAGACTGCCCGGTTGCACTGCTGTGACGTTGTTAGGAAACAAGAGGGATTTGGAACACGCGAG AGTCGTGAAAGCGGAAGAGGGTCAGGAGCTGTCGCTGCGGTTCGGGTGCCAATTTTACGAGGTGTCGGCGGCGGAGTcgtgcgcgggcgcggcgctcGCCTTCCACGCGCTGCTGCGCGAGGCGCGCGCGCTCGCGCTGCTGCTGCCCTCACCCCGGCGCAAGCTCGCTGCCTATTCTGTTTCtaaa GTAATCGGCTCCATCCTTGGGCTAAGCAATAAGAGCGTCCGGAAGAAACGTCCATCCCTGAGCATATGA